Proteins from a genomic interval of Cottoperca gobio chromosome 8, fCotGob3.1, whole genome shotgun sequence:
- the LOC115011602 gene encoding interferon-induced protein 44-like isoform X1 produces MHIYMYISYFTAMGGASFSQPWRSMPWTNEENLNFIKSYKPQNNDVENLRILLHGPVGAGKSSFINSLESVLLGRVTGRVMTDTISANSFTKKYKAFKIHKDPESFYPFIFNDTMGFEQRNGMNVEDIKLALMGHVTEGYKPIPGVQLKESDQGYNSCPSLDDKVHALVCVMPADLVSLISDEVVKKMRDVRLAASDMGIPQLAILTKVDEACPEVKNNIKNVYESIYLKEQVDKFSLMLGIPQNCIFLVKNYESELQTNEDINGPILIALRQMIVYGEDFINNL; encoded by the exons ATGcacatttacatgtacatttCTTACTTTACAGCTATGGGAGGAG CATCATTTAGTCAGCCATGGAGGTCTATGCCATG gACCAACGAGGAGAatctcaattttattaaatcttaCAAACCTCAAAACAATGATGTCGAAAATCTCAGAATTCTGCTTCATGGACCAGTCGGTGCTGGCAAGTCCAGTTTCATCAACTCTCTTGAAAGTGTTTTACTCGGCAGAGTTACCGGTCGAGTTATGACGGATACAATCTCTGCGAACAGCTTTACCAAAAAG TACAAAGCTTTTAAAATCCACAAAGACCCCGAGAGCTTTTACCCTTTCATTTTCAATGACACCATGGGCTTTGAGCAAAGGAATGGAATGAATGTGGAAGACATCAAACTGGCCCTGATGGGACATGTGACAGAAGGTTACAAG CCCATTCCTGGAGTCCAGTTGAAGGAAAGTGATCAAGGATACAACTCATGTCCCTCTCTGGACGACAAGGTTCACGCTCTGGTTTGTGTCATGCCTGCCGACTTGGTATCTTTAATAAGTGATGAAGTTGTGAAGAAGATGAGAGACGTCAGACTAGCAGCCAGTGACATGG GGATTCCACAACTGGCTATTCTCACCAAAGTTGATGAAGCCTGTCCTGAGGTGAAGAACAACATAAAAAATGTCTACGAGAGCATATACCTAAAGGAACAG GTCGACAAATTCAGCTTGATGCTGGGAATTCCACAAAACTGCATATTTCTTGTGAAGAACTACGAATCAGAACTCCAAACAAATGAAGACATTAATGGGCCGATACTGATCGCATTGAGACAGATGATTGTCTATGGAGAAGACTTCATCAACAACCTGTAG
- the LOC115011602 gene encoding interferon-induced protein 44-like isoform X2, which translates to MGGASFSQPWRSMPWTNEENLNFIKSYKPQNNDVENLRILLHGPVGAGKSSFINSLESVLLGRVTGRVMTDTISANSFTKKYKAFKIHKDPESFYPFIFNDTMGFEQRNGMNVEDIKLALMGHVTEGYKPIPGVQLKESDQGYNSCPSLDDKVHALVCVMPADLVSLISDEVVKKMRDVRLAASDMGIPQLAILTKVDEACPEVKNNIKNVYESIYLKEQVDKFSLMLGIPQNCIFLVKNYESELQTNEDINGPILIALRQMIVYGEDFINNL; encoded by the exons ATGGGAGGAG CATCATTTAGTCAGCCATGGAGGTCTATGCCATG gACCAACGAGGAGAatctcaattttattaaatcttaCAAACCTCAAAACAATGATGTCGAAAATCTCAGAATTCTGCTTCATGGACCAGTCGGTGCTGGCAAGTCCAGTTTCATCAACTCTCTTGAAAGTGTTTTACTCGGCAGAGTTACCGGTCGAGTTATGACGGATACAATCTCTGCGAACAGCTTTACCAAAAAG TACAAAGCTTTTAAAATCCACAAAGACCCCGAGAGCTTTTACCCTTTCATTTTCAATGACACCATGGGCTTTGAGCAAAGGAATGGAATGAATGTGGAAGACATCAAACTGGCCCTGATGGGACATGTGACAGAAGGTTACAAG CCCATTCCTGGAGTCCAGTTGAAGGAAAGTGATCAAGGATACAACTCATGTCCCTCTCTGGACGACAAGGTTCACGCTCTGGTTTGTGTCATGCCTGCCGACTTGGTATCTTTAATAAGTGATGAAGTTGTGAAGAAGATGAGAGACGTCAGACTAGCAGCCAGTGACATGG GGATTCCACAACTGGCTATTCTCACCAAAGTTGATGAAGCCTGTCCTGAGGTGAAGAACAACATAAAAAATGTCTACGAGAGCATATACCTAAAGGAACAG GTCGACAAATTCAGCTTGATGCTGGGAATTCCACAAAACTGCATATTTCTTGTGAAGAACTACGAATCAGAACTCCAAACAAATGAAGACATTAATGGGCCGATACTGATCGCATTGAGACAGATGATTGTCTATGGAGAAGACTTCATCAACAACCTGTAG
- the LOC115011927 gene encoding interferon-induced protein 44-like isoform X1, with translation MHIYMYISYFTAMGGASFSQPWRSMPWTNEENLNFIKSYKPQNNDVENLRILLHGPVGAGKSSFINSLESVLLGRVTGRVMTDTISANSFTKKYKAFKIHKDPESFYPFIFNDTMGFEQRNGMNVEDIKLALMGHVTEGYKPIPGVQLKESDQEYNSCPSLDDKVHALVCVMPADLVSLISDEVVKKMRDVRLAASDMGIPQLAILTKVDEACPEVKNNIKNVYESIYLKEQVDKFSLMLGIPQNCIFLVKNYESELQTNEDINGPILIALRQMIVYGEDFINNL, from the exons ATGcacatttacatgtacatttCTTACTTTACAGCTATGGGAGGAG CATCATTTAGTCAGCCATGGAGGTCTATGCCATG gACCAACGAGGAGAatctcaattttattaaatcttaCAAACCTCAAAACAATGATGTCGAAAATCTCAGAATTCTGCTTCATGGACCAGTCGGTGCTGGCAAGTCCAGTTTCATCAACTCTCTTGAAAGTGTTTTACTCGGCAGAGTTACCGGTCGAGTTATGACGGATACAATCTCTGCGAACAGCTTTACCAAAAAG TACAAAGCTTTTAAAATCCACAAAGACCCCGAGAGCTTTTACCCTTTCATTTTCAATGACACCATGGGCTTTGAGCAAAGGAATGGAATGAATGTGGAAGACATCAAACTGGCCCTGATGGGACATGTGACAGAAGGTTACAAG ccCATTCCTGGAGTCCAGTTGAAGGAAAGTGATCAAGAATACAACTCATGTCCCTCTCTGGACGACAAGGTTCACGCTCTGGTTTGTGTCATGCCTGCCGACTTGGTATCTTTAATAAGTGATGAAGTTGTGAAGAAGATGAGAGACGTCAGACTAGCAGCCAGTGACATGG GGATTCCACAACTGGCTATTCTCACCAAAGTTGATGAAGCCTGTCCTGAGGTGAAGAACAACATAAAAAATGTCTACGAGAGCATATACCTAAAGGAACAG GTCGACAAATTCAGCTTGATGCTGGGAATTCCACAAAACTGCATATTTCTTGTGAAGAACTACGAATCAGAACTCCAAACAAATGAAGACATTAATGGGCCGATACTGATCGCATTGAGACAGATGATTGTCTATGGAGAAGACTTCATCAACAACCTGTAG
- the LOC115011927 gene encoding interferon-induced protein 44-like isoform X2 has product MGGASFSQPWRSMPWTNEENLNFIKSYKPQNNDVENLRILLHGPVGAGKSSFINSLESVLLGRVTGRVMTDTISANSFTKKYKAFKIHKDPESFYPFIFNDTMGFEQRNGMNVEDIKLALMGHVTEGYKPIPGVQLKESDQEYNSCPSLDDKVHALVCVMPADLVSLISDEVVKKMRDVRLAASDMGIPQLAILTKVDEACPEVKNNIKNVYESIYLKEQVDKFSLMLGIPQNCIFLVKNYESELQTNEDINGPILIALRQMIVYGEDFINNL; this is encoded by the exons ATGGGAGGAG CATCATTTAGTCAGCCATGGAGGTCTATGCCATG gACCAACGAGGAGAatctcaattttattaaatcttaCAAACCTCAAAACAATGATGTCGAAAATCTCAGAATTCTGCTTCATGGACCAGTCGGTGCTGGCAAGTCCAGTTTCATCAACTCTCTTGAAAGTGTTTTACTCGGCAGAGTTACCGGTCGAGTTATGACGGATACAATCTCTGCGAACAGCTTTACCAAAAAG TACAAAGCTTTTAAAATCCACAAAGACCCCGAGAGCTTTTACCCTTTCATTTTCAATGACACCATGGGCTTTGAGCAAAGGAATGGAATGAATGTGGAAGACATCAAACTGGCCCTGATGGGACATGTGACAGAAGGTTACAAG ccCATTCCTGGAGTCCAGTTGAAGGAAAGTGATCAAGAATACAACTCATGTCCCTCTCTGGACGACAAGGTTCACGCTCTGGTTTGTGTCATGCCTGCCGACTTGGTATCTTTAATAAGTGATGAAGTTGTGAAGAAGATGAGAGACGTCAGACTAGCAGCCAGTGACATGG GGATTCCACAACTGGCTATTCTCACCAAAGTTGATGAAGCCTGTCCTGAGGTGAAGAACAACATAAAAAATGTCTACGAGAGCATATACCTAAAGGAACAG GTCGACAAATTCAGCTTGATGCTGGGAATTCCACAAAACTGCATATTTCTTGTGAAGAACTACGAATCAGAACTCCAAACAAATGAAGACATTAATGGGCCGATACTGATCGCATTGAGACAGATGATTGTCTATGGAGAAGACTTCATCAACAACCTGTAG
- the LOC115011928 gene encoding interferon-induced protein 44-like isoform X2 yields the protein MPWTNEENLNFIKSYKPQNNDVENLRILLHGPVGAGKSSFINSVESVLLGRVTGRVMTDTISANSFTKKYKAFKIHKDPKSFYPFIFNDTMGFEQRNGMNVEDIKLALMGHVTEGYKPIPGVQLKESDQEYNSCPSLDDKVHALVCVMPADLVSLISDEVVKKMRDVRLAASDMGIPQLAILTKVDEACPEVKNNIKNVYESIYLKEQVDKFSLILGIPQNCIFLVKNYESELQTNEDINGPILIALRQMIVYGEDFINNL from the exons ATGCCATG gACCAACGAGGAGAatctcaattttattaaatcttaCAAACCTCAAAACAATGATGTCGAAAATCTCAGAATTCTGCTTCATGGACCAGTCGGTGCTGGCAAGTCCAGTTTCATCAACTctgttgaaagtgttttactCGGCAGAGTTACCGGTCGAGTTATGACGGATACAATCTCTGCGAACAGCTTTACCAAAAAG TACAAAGCTTTTAAAATCCACAAAGACCCCAAGAGCTTTTACCCTTTCATTTTCAATGACACCATGGGCTTTGAGCAAAGGAATGGAATGAATGTGGAAGACATCAAACTGGCCCTGATGGGACATGTGACAGAAGGTTACAAG CCCATTCCTGGAGTCCAGTTGAAGGAAAGTGATCAAGAATACAACTCATGTCCCTCTCTGGACGACAAGGTTCACGCTCTGGTTTGTGTCATGCCTGCCGACTTGGTATCTTTAATAAGTGATGAAGTTGTGAAGAAGATGAGAGACGTCAGACTAGCAGCCAGTGACATGG GGATTCCACAACTGGCTATTCTCACCAAAGTTGATGAAGCCTGTCCTGAGGTGAAGAACAACATAAAAAATGTCTACGAGAGCATATACCTAAAGGAACAG GTCGACAAATTCAGCTTGATACTGGGAATTCCACAAAACTGCATATTTCTTGTGAAGAACTACGAATCAGAACTCCAAACAAATGAAGACATTAATGGGCCGATACTGATCGCATTGAGACAGATGATTGTCTATGGAGAAGACTTCATCAACAACCTGTAG
- the LOC115011928 gene encoding interferon-induced protein 44-like isoform X1 → MSCHNVVYSVIKIVHDFIPMFFLSLKRTNEENLNFIKSYKPQNNDVENLRILLHGPVGAGKSSFINSVESVLLGRVTGRVMTDTISANSFTKKYKAFKIHKDPKSFYPFIFNDTMGFEQRNGMNVEDIKLALMGHVTEGYKPIPGVQLKESDQEYNSCPSLDDKVHALVCVMPADLVSLISDEVVKKMRDVRLAASDMGIPQLAILTKVDEACPEVKNNIKNVYESIYLKEQVDKFSLILGIPQNCIFLVKNYESELQTNEDINGPILIALRQMIVYGEDFINNL, encoded by the exons ATGAGTTGTCACAATGTTGTGTATTCAGTAATAAAAATCGTACATGATTTTAttccaatgttttttctttcattaaaaaggACCAACGAGGAGAatctcaattttattaaatcttaCAAACCTCAAAACAATGATGTCGAAAATCTCAGAATTCTGCTTCATGGACCAGTCGGTGCTGGCAAGTCCAGTTTCATCAACTctgttgaaagtgttttactCGGCAGAGTTACCGGTCGAGTTATGACGGATACAATCTCTGCGAACAGCTTTACCAAAAAG TACAAAGCTTTTAAAATCCACAAAGACCCCAAGAGCTTTTACCCTTTCATTTTCAATGACACCATGGGCTTTGAGCAAAGGAATGGAATGAATGTGGAAGACATCAAACTGGCCCTGATGGGACATGTGACAGAAGGTTACAAG CCCATTCCTGGAGTCCAGTTGAAGGAAAGTGATCAAGAATACAACTCATGTCCCTCTCTGGACGACAAGGTTCACGCTCTGGTTTGTGTCATGCCTGCCGACTTGGTATCTTTAATAAGTGATGAAGTTGTGAAGAAGATGAGAGACGTCAGACTAGCAGCCAGTGACATGG GGATTCCACAACTGGCTATTCTCACCAAAGTTGATGAAGCCTGTCCTGAGGTGAAGAACAACATAAAAAATGTCTACGAGAGCATATACCTAAAGGAACAG GTCGACAAATTCAGCTTGATACTGGGAATTCCACAAAACTGCATATTTCTTGTGAAGAACTACGAATCAGAACTCCAAACAAATGAAGACATTAATGGGCCGATACTGATCGCATTGAGACAGATGATTGTCTATGGAGAAGACTTCATCAACAACCTGTAG